The Pseudomonas nunensis genome includes the window CGGGTGTAGGATTTTTCGGTGCTAAGGAAGTGTTTACCGTAGGACCAATGGTGATAACCCAAGGGCATACCAACGGAGGCGTAGGCGTCCATCATCTGCTCGGCGGTGATCACTTCGATCTGGTTGGGGTACGTATCCAGGGCATAACGGGCCGCCAGGCGACTGATTTCCTTGTCGTAGGCCTGGATCAGCTCGAATGTCCATTCGGAGCCGGTGGAAATGGGTTGGCGCTTCTGCTCTTTGGCGGTCATGTCACTAACCTGCGCTGGAAGAGTTCACGGAAGACCGGGTAAATATCCCCGGCCGAGACCAGTTGCTGCTGGGCAAAAGTGTCAGAGAAGGCTTCGGCGATGCGTTCGTATTCGAACCACAATGCCTGATGTTCGCGTGGGGTGATCTCAACGTAAGTGTAGTACTGCACAAACGGCATGATCTGGTTGATCAGGATGTCGCGGCAGATCGGCGAGTCGTCATTCCAGTTGTCGCCGTCGGAAGCCTGGGCGGCGTAGATGTTCCACTCGTTGCTCGGATAACGCTCGGCCATGATCTCTTGCATCAGTTTCAAGGCGCTGGAAACGATGGTGCCGCCGGTTTCCCGTGAGTAGAAAAACTCTTCCTCGTCCACTTCGCGGGCGCTGGTGTGGTGGCGGATGAACACGACGTCGATCTTGTCGTAGTTACGCTTGAGAAACAGGTACAGCAAGATGAAGAAGCGCTTGGCGATGTCCTTGGTCGCCTGCGTCATCGAGCCGGATACGTCCATCAGGCAGAACATCACCGCTTTGGAGCTGGGGTTGGGCTGCTTGATGAGCAAGTTGTACTTGAGGTCGAAGGTGTCGAGGAACGGCACCCGGTGAATCCGCGCGCTGAGTTTCTCGATTTCCGCTTCGATTTCCTGGATATCGCCGAAATTGTCCGGCTCTTCCCGTTTTAGTCGAGCCAGTTCCTCTTTGGCGTCCCGCAACCGCGCACGGCTGCTGCCGGACAGGGCGATACGCCGGGCATGGGCTGAGCGCAGGGTGCGGATGATGTTGATCCGCGACGGGTTGCCCTCGTTGCTGATGCCGGCGCGAACCGTCTTGAAGGTGTCGGTGCCGGTCAGGTTGCGTTTGACCAGGTTCGGCAGTTCGAGGTCCTCGAACATGAATTCGAGGAATTCCTCCTGAGTGATCTGGAAGACAAACTCATCCATCCCTTCGCCAGAGTTGCCGGCCTTGCCGGGACCTCTGCCGCCACCACCTCCGGGTGGCCGGGCAATGTGCTCGCCGCTGGTGAATTCCTTGTTGCCCGGATGCACGACGGTTTGCTTGCCACCGCGGCCGTGGTGAAGCACCGGCTCGTCGATGTCGCGGCCGGGAATGCTGATTTGTTCGCCATGTTCCATATCGGTAATGGAACGCCGGCTGACCGCCTCTTCGACGGCCTTTTTGATGTGATCACGGTAGCGCCGCAGGAACCGCTGGCGGTTCACCGTGCTCTTGTTCTTGCCATTGAGACGTCGGTCGATCACATAGCTCATAGGGCCCTCCGGGCAGCTTCAAGTTGTGAGCTGCAAGCTGCAAGTAGAAGCAGTTGCCCGGATATCAGGGCTTACGCGCTTATATCTTGTCGCTTGCAGCTTGGAGCTTGTCGCTGCGTCACTGCGATTTCCGGACCCGTAGGTACCATTCGGAAAGAAGCCGTACCTGTTTGTCGGTGTAGCCGCGCTCGACCATCCTTGTGACGAAGTCGTTGTGCTTCTGTTGGTCCTCTTTGCTGGCCTTGGCATTGAAGCTGATGACCGGCAGCAGGTCCTCGGTGTTGGAGAACATTTTCTTCTCGATGACCACCCGCAGTTTTTCGTAGCTGAGCCAGGTCGGGTT containing:
- a CDS encoding YeaH/YhbH family protein; protein product: MSYVIDRRLNGKNKSTVNRQRFLRRYRDHIKKAVEEAVSRRSITDMEHGEQISIPGRDIDEPVLHHGRGGKQTVVHPGNKEFTSGEHIARPPGGGGGRGPGKAGNSGEGMDEFVFQITQEEFLEFMFEDLELPNLVKRNLTGTDTFKTVRAGISNEGNPSRINIIRTLRSAHARRIALSGSSRARLRDAKEELARLKREEPDNFGDIQEIEAEIEKLSARIHRVPFLDTFDLKYNLLIKQPNPSSKAVMFCLMDVSGSMTQATKDIAKRFFILLYLFLKRNYDKIDVVFIRHHTSAREVDEEEFFYSRETGGTIVSSALKLMQEIMAERYPSNEWNIYAAQASDGDNWNDDSPICRDILINQIMPFVQYYTYVEITPREHQALWFEYERIAEAFSDTFAQQQLVSAGDIYPVFRELFQRRLVT